A stretch of DNA from Pseudonocardia hierapolitana:
CCTGTAGTGGGGTCGGGAGCGAAATGATCGACACGACAAACCTCCCGAAGCGCCCTGAGTCAATGTTCGACCCAAAGGATGGCAGTCGGGTCCGACAATTCCTGGCCCCTGTGGAGGGTGGGCCGCGTTCCGCGGAACGCGGCGGCACGGAACGCGGCGGAACGACGGCAACTGCGTGGTTGTGAGCCCGCGGGGGTTGGGTCGGGACCACAGGATAGTTGCGTAGGCACCCGGCGGTGACGGTCTCGTCGAGAACCGCCGTGCCCTCAAGCCGGGGACGGCCGCCAAAGCAACCACGCTATTCGGTAGTGATCCCAACCCAGCCACCCTCCCCGCGCGCGAGGCACGCCGCGAACGGCGTGACAGCGCCCGAGACACAGCTGAGGTCGATCGCAACGGCCGCCCGAGGCGACCAGGCTCGCCCACCGCGAGAAGCGTTCCCCGGCCCCCGATCGGACGCCGCCACCCTCGAGTTCGGAATTGGTTTCCACTCGGTGTGCCGGCGGGCCGGCCTCGTACCGAGGCGTCTCGGCCGGTTCGCCGGGGCGCCCAGTGGGAAGCTGGGCCGTCGAGATACGTGCAGGACTCCCGGTCGGGACCACTAGGCTCGGGCCACGGCCGGCTCGATCCCCTCCAGGACGGTGCAGGTCACCGGGTCGCGTTTGCCGGCCACCCGGACGGCCCGCCGGCCGCCGGTGCGGGCGAGCGGCCCGAGCTGCCGCATCGTCGCCGCCCCGATCACGACCTGGCCGGGCTCGGCGATGGCTTCGAGGCGGGCGGCGAGGTTGGTGGTGTCGCCGATCGCGGTGAAGTTTCGCATCTGCGCCGCGCCGATGTTGCCGACCAGCGCCGGACCGGTGTTGATCCCCACCCGGAACCGCGGCCAGTCCGACCGGCCCGCGGCGACGGTCTCGACCGCGCAGTGGAGGCCGAGGCCAGCGCGCGCGGCGCGCAGGGCGTGGTCGGGCTGCCGGACGGGCGCGTTGAAGATCGCCATCACGGCGTCACCGACGAACTGCACCACGGTGCCGCCGTGTTCGAGGATCACCGGGACGACCGCGCCGTAGTAGGTGTTGAGCATCGCCACGACCGCCTCCGGCGAGCTGCGCTCGGAGAACGGCGTGAAGCCGCGCAGGTCCGCCATCAGCACGCTCACCTCGGCCACGCGGCCACCGAGGCCGGCCTGCTCGGGGTCGGAGAGCAGGGCCGTGGCGACCGACGGCGACATGTAGGAGCGGAAGAGCCCGTCGAGCTGCGCGTACAGCCGGGCGTTCTCCAGAGTGACCGAGAGCTGGCTCGCGAGCGAGGTCAGCACGGCCCGCTCGGCCTCCGGGAAGGCGCCACGCGGGCGATGGACCTCCAGGACCCCGGCGGCGGCCCGCTTGACCGCCAGCGGCAGCACGAACGTGGCCCCGTCTGCGGAGCACCTCGGGCGCAGCTCGCGCAGCGCCCGCACGGCGATGCCGTCCCGGGCCGGCCGTCCGTCCGCGAACGCGAGGAGCCCCGAGCGCACGAGCCCCAGCCGCACAGCGTCACCGCGGAACGCTCCCGTCGCCAGCGCCATCACCTCGCTCAGGAGCTCCCGCTCACCCCGGATCACACTGGCGCGCTCCCCGATCGCGACGAGCGCGTGCAGCCGGCGCACCTGCTCGCGCTCGCGCCCCAGCGCCTCCGCGCTCTCCTGCAGGATGGCCACCTGCCGCTCGGTGAGCTGGAACCGGCGGGCGACGTCGGCGCTCAGGTCCGTGCCGACGTCGGCACCGGGTTCGGCGCGCCTGCGCACGGCCTCGACCATCTCCTCGAGCGCGCGGGAGTAGTCGCCGTGGATCGCGGCGAGCGTCTGCCGCAGCGTGACGCTGTCGAACAGGCCGAGGCCGGATCCCTCCCGCCGGAACTGGCGGTGCGCGCTCAGCGTGATGAGCGCGAACGCGGCGACCATCAGGACGTGCCACTCCCACCAGGAGACCCGCCAGCTGCGGCTCAGCGCGACGGCGACGAGGGTCTCGGCGAGCAGCACGAACGCGGTCAGCACGGCGAGCAGCAGCGGCGACCGGCGCTGCCGGTACACGTCCAGGTACCGGACGGCGGCGGCCAGGTACAGCCCGGCGCCTACGACGACACCGCCCGCCACCAGCGGATGCGTCTCGATCTCGTCGGGATGCAGGTGGAGCGGCGGGACACGGGCGAACGTCAGGGCCGTCCACACGCCGAGCAGCAGCCACGGCGTGGCGGCGAGCGGCGTCTGGCAGCGCATCACCCGGGTCGCCGCCGCAGGGCCGAGCGGTGCGGCGGACGCGAGCGCGGCGATCCCGCCGAGCACCAGCCCGACCGGCGTCGCCGAGACGAAGCCCGCGTTCGACTCCGGGATCAGCAGCCCAGGCGTGGCCAGCGCGTGCACCCCGAGGAAGCCCGCGTTCAGCTGGAACACCAACGCGACGAGGAACAGCCGGGCGTCCTGGCGGCGACGCACCGCCCGCAGCATCACGACCGCCAACGCGAGCGCCACCGCGGACGTCGCGAGCACGATCCAGAAATGCGCGCCGTGGTGCTGGTAGTGCACGTCTGCCGCGGGCAGGACCAGGAGCAGCCCCAGGCCGGCGAGCGGGAGGCAGACCGGCAGCAGCCAGCCGGCGACGAAGCGCCCCGTCACGGCACCGCCCTCATCGCACGGCCCTCATCGCGCAGCCCGGTCGAGGGCGAACCGGTCGGGCACCGAGATGCGCCCCCGCCCGAGCGTCAGCAGCCCGCGGCCGGCCAGCTCCTGCAGCACCTTGTTGGCGGTCGCCCGGGTGGTGCCGGCCATGCTCGCGAGGTCGTCCTGGGTGAGGCGGATCTCCGCGCTCCCGTTGTCGAGGGCGTAGAGCCGCGCCAGGCGCGCGAGCCGCCGGGTGACCCGGTCCTCCACCGGCAGGTAGAGCGCTTCGAGCACCATCGCCGACAGCCGCCGGACGTAGGAGGTGAGCGTCTCGGTGATGTAGGCGTCGACCTGCGGGTGGCGCCGGCGCAGCACGTCGAGCTGGGCGCCGGTGAGCGTGAGCGTGTGCGCTTCCTCGATCGCCACGACCGTGGCCGTCCGCAGCGACGCCGGGTCGAGGAGGGCCAGCTCCCCGAACGAGTCGCCGGGACCGAGCAGCGAGAGCGTCACGATCTGGCCGACCGGCGTGGTCACCCGCACCGCGAGCTTCCCCGACACGACGACGTGCAGCGAGTCGCCGGGGTCGCCCTCGTGGCAGACGATGTCGCGGGCCCGGAAGCGGCGCGGCCGGCTCTGGGCGATCAGGCTCCGCCGGGCATCGTCGTCGAGCCCTTGCAGCAGCGACGGGTACGTCCGGGTCATCTACCACGGCCTCCCTCTGATGGTGGGGTGACCCCGATGCTCGGGACGGCATGATCGCGCTGCATCGGTAATCGGTGCCCATCTGCGGCGTCCGGCTGCCGATCCCGGACATCGGCGTGAACATTCGCCGGTGCGATGGCGTGTCCCGGGGTGCCGCCGACCGGCGGCCTTGATCGTCGACCGAGGATCGTCATGACTCTTCGAACACGTGCACGCCGGCACCTGACCGGGACTCTGCTGGGCACCGCGGTGCTGGCGTCCCTCGCCGGCCTCGCCACCCCGGCAGCGGCACAGCCTGGACAGCTGC
This window harbors:
- a CDS encoding adenylate/guanylate cyclase domain-containing protein, encoding MTGRFVAGWLLPVCLPLAGLGLLLVLPAADVHYQHHGAHFWIVLATSAVALALAVVMLRAVRRRQDARLFLVALVFQLNAGFLGVHALATPGLLIPESNAGFVSATPVGLVLGGIAALASAAPLGPAAATRVMRCQTPLAATPWLLLGVWTALTFARVPPLHLHPDEIETHPLVAGGVVVGAGLYLAAAVRYLDVYRQRRSPLLLAVLTAFVLLAETLVAVALSRSWRVSWWEWHVLMVAAFALITLSAHRQFRREGSGLGLFDSVTLRQTLAAIHGDYSRALEEMVEAVRRRAEPGADVGTDLSADVARRFQLTERQVAILQESAEALGREREQVRRLHALVAIGERASVIRGERELLSEVMALATGAFRGDAVRLGLVRSGLLAFADGRPARDGIAVRALRELRPRCSADGATFVLPLAVKRAAAGVLEVHRPRGAFPEAERAVLTSLASQLSVTLENARLYAQLDGLFRSYMSPSVATALLSDPEQAGLGGRVAEVSVLMADLRGFTPFSERSSPEAVVAMLNTYYGAVVPVILEHGGTVVQFVGDAVMAIFNAPVRQPDHALRAARAGLGLHCAVETVAAGRSDWPRFRVGINTGPALVGNIGAAQMRNFTAIGDTTNLAARLEAIAEPGQVVIGAATMRQLGPLARTGGRRAVRVAGKRDPVTCTVLEGIEPAVARA
- a CDS encoding Crp/Fnr family transcriptional regulator, with the translated sequence MTRTYPSLLQGLDDDARRSLIAQSRPRRFRARDIVCHEGDPGDSLHVVVSGKLAVRVTTPVGQIVTLSLLGPGDSFGELALLDPASLRTATVVAIEEAHTLTLTGAQLDVLRRRHPQVDAYITETLTSYVRRLSAMVLEALYLPVEDRVTRRLARLARLYALDNGSAEIRLTQDDLASMAGTTRATANKVLQELAGRGLLTLGRGRISVPDRFALDRAAR